A single genomic interval of Clostridium facile harbors:
- a CDS encoding zinc-ribbon domain-containing protein: MVCNNCKNEISDTALYCPICGTAVKAAEIPQPASQEQGYQEQIPSQIPEQQQVQANVQQEIPQENIPQPEQPIPPQQTNTQVPPQQGYQQTPQQGYQQGYQQVPPQQGYQQGQQQVPPQQGYQQGYQQVPPYGYGQPQPAKQSNVVSALAYIPILFWLPLVAEKGNQLGRQTSNQGLLLLIFGGGINLILGIITGILSSVLYNTWDYSLYRILPIFITIVGLLSWAVSILVLVCIIIGIVKAAKGQVFRIPLIGKINIIK, from the coding sequence ATGGTATGTAATAACTGTAAAAATGAAATTTCTGATACTGCATTATATTGTCCTATCTGTGGTACTGCGGTAAAAGCAGCGGAAATACCACAGCCGGCTTCCCAAGAACAGGGATATCAAGAACAAATTCCGTCACAGATTCCTGAACAACAGCAAGTTCAAGCAAATGTACAACAGGAAATCCCACAAGAAAATATTCCTCAACCAGAACAACCAATCCCTCCACAGCAAACTAATACACAAGTTCCCCCTCAACAAGGTTACCAGCAAACTCCTCAACAAGGCTATCAACAAGGATATCAGCAGGTTCCTCCTCAACAAGGTTACCAACAAGGACAACAGCAGGTTCCTCCTCAACAGGGTTACCAGCAAGGCTATCAACAGGTTCCACCATATGGTTATGGTCAACCTCAACCAGCGAAACAAAGCAATGTAGTAAGTGCTCTGGCCTACATTCCAATTTTATTCTGGCTGCCACTAGTTGCTGAAAAAGGGAACCAATTGGGACGCCAAACATCAAACCAGGGCTTATTGCTCTTGATCTTTGGCGGTGGAATTAACCTTATTTTAGGTATTATTACTGGTATTCTAAGCAGCGTTCTTTATAATACATGGGATTATAGCCTATACCGCATCCTTCCTATTTTCATCACTATTGTCGGACTTTTGAGTTGGGCTGTTAGTATCTTAGTATTGGTATGTATTATTATCGGTATTGTAAAAGCTGCTAAAGGCCAGGTATTCCGAATTCCTTTAATCGGAAAAATTAATATTATTAAATAA
- the polA gene encoding DNA polymerase I, with the protein MKLLAIDGNSILNRSFYGVRGLSNSKGMPTNAIFGFLNMLDKMMAETQPDMVAVAFDRSEPTFRHQQFDGYKANRHGMPEDLAVQLPIAKQLMDALGYHVLECPGFEADDIMGTFARLCREQKVDCVISSGDRDNLQLAGDGVTVRLATNKEAIFYDAEKVKEQYGVTPAELVEVKALMGDSSDNIPGVKGIGEKTALSLISKYHTIDSIFEHIPELDVTTRVKNLLGGETARQMAEMSRELGKIVDNAPIDEDLNAYLVQPQNKEELYRILSELELKKFIEKYGLSGEQRTETPAVTEQAIQYEILQNPSLESAKELLQKAGQIDFLYEQARLLIAENDKILEYTFGAEQAFSELVLQSPLPKRTHDVKTIYHVASSMGEKLENIIFSTDLAAYLLDALAKSYDLPILMEKYLTKAISVEEQYQEIAAFPLLCDTMKELLEQKGMAKLLAEIELPLSRVLASMEMEGFQVDVQGVRQFGEMLQLEIDQLTAEIHDMAGEEFNINSPKELGRILFDKLQLPTGKKTKTGYSTNVDVLEKLSAYHPIANAVLEYRKLTKLNSTYVAGLLKVTGADHRVHSVFKQTETRTGRISSTEPNMQNIPIRTELGRKMRRFFTAKEGYVLLDADYSQIELRVLAHIANDQKMIEGFLHNADIHTMTAAQVFHLPPEMVTSEMRRRAKAINFGIVYGIGAFSLSQDIHVSVAEAREYINSYLNTYPGVKQYMEQIVEQSAKTGNVTTMFGRVRELPEIQSSNKNIRAFGERVALNTPIQGTAADIIKIAMVRVYESLKQEKLDARLILQVHDELLIESSIQDAPRAKEILKQQMEQAVSLSVPMKVDVAEGKTWYDAKD; encoded by the coding sequence ATGAAACTGCTGGCAATTGACGGAAATAGTATTTTAAACCGATCCTTTTATGGGGTACGTGGGTTATCTAATTCAAAAGGGATGCCAACCAATGCTATTTTTGGATTTTTAAATATGTTGGATAAAATGATGGCAGAAACCCAGCCGGATATGGTAGCGGTGGCATTTGACCGCAGTGAGCCTACATTTCGTCATCAGCAGTTTGACGGCTATAAGGCAAACCGCCATGGCATGCCGGAAGATTTGGCGGTACAGCTTCCAATCGCGAAACAATTAATGGACGCTTTGGGATACCATGTGTTGGAATGCCCTGGTTTCGAAGCGGATGACATTATGGGGACGTTTGCCCGCCTATGCAGGGAGCAAAAGGTGGATTGTGTGATTTCCTCTGGAGATAGGGACAATTTGCAGTTGGCAGGAGATGGGGTTACTGTTCGTCTGGCAACCAATAAGGAAGCTATTTTTTACGATGCGGAAAAAGTAAAGGAACAATACGGGGTGACCCCAGCGGAATTAGTAGAAGTAAAAGCCTTGATGGGGGACAGCTCGGACAATATTCCAGGGGTGAAAGGGATTGGGGAAAAGACTGCCCTTAGTTTAATCTCCAAATACCATACGATTGATAGTATTTTTGAGCATATTCCAGAATTGGATGTTACCACCCGGGTGAAAAACCTTCTTGGTGGGGAAACTGCCCGTCAGATGGCGGAAATGAGCCGGGAACTGGGCAAGATTGTGGATAATGCTCCTATTGATGAAGATTTGAATGCTTATTTAGTACAGCCTCAGAACAAAGAGGAGTTATATCGGATTTTATCCGAGTTGGAGCTAAAAAAATTCATTGAAAAATATGGCCTGAGTGGGGAGCAAAGGACTGAAACACCAGCAGTAACCGAGCAGGCTATCCAATATGAAATTTTGCAAAACCCATCTTTGGAATCGGCAAAGGAACTGCTTCAGAAGGCAGGACAAATTGATTTTTTATATGAACAGGCAAGATTGTTGATTGCAGAGAATGATAAGATTTTAGAATATACTTTTGGGGCGGAACAGGCTTTTAGCGAATTAGTGTTGCAATCCCCATTGCCGAAACGCACCCATGATGTTAAAACCATTTACCATGTGGCTTCATCCATGGGAGAAAAATTGGAAAACATTATTTTTTCTACTGATTTGGCAGCTTATTTATTGGACGCCCTTGCCAAAAGCTATGACTTACCAATTCTAATGGAAAAATATTTGACCAAGGCTATTTCCGTAGAGGAACAATATCAAGAAATAGCGGCTTTCCCATTGTTGTGCGACACCATGAAGGAATTGCTAGAGCAAAAGGGAATGGCAAAGCTACTGGCAGAAATTGAGTTGCCTTTGAGCCGAGTGCTAGCAAGCATGGAGATGGAAGGGTTCCAGGTAGATGTACAAGGGGTACGCCAGTTTGGAGAAATGCTGCAACTAGAAATTGACCAGTTAACGGCAGAGATCCACGATATGGCTGGGGAAGAATTCAACATCAATTCCCCGAAGGAATTGGGACGCATTTTATTTGATAAATTGCAGCTGCCTACTGGCAAAAAAACCAAAACAGGATATTCCACCAATGTAGATGTTTTGGAAAAGCTGTCGGCCTACCACCCTATTGCCAATGCGGTATTGGAATACCGTAAACTCACCAAGCTGAATTCCACCTATGTGGCTGGTTTGTTGAAGGTAACAGGAGCGGACCACCGGGTCCACTCGGTGTTCAAACAGACTGAAACCAGGACAGGCAGAATCAGTTCTACCGAACCAAACATGCAGAATATTCCAATCCGCACCGAACTGGGACGGAAAATGAGGCGGTTTTTTACAGCCAAAGAAGGCTATGTGTTGTTGGATGCGGACTACTCTCAGATTGAATTGCGCGTGCTTGCCCATATTGCCAATGACCAGAAGATGATTGAAGGATTCCTCCACAATGCGGATATCCATACTATGACAGCGGCCCAGGTGTTCCACTTGCCACCTGAAATGGTAACATCAGAAATGCGCCGCCGTGCTAAAGCAATTAACTTTGGCATTGTTTATGGGATTGGGGCATTTTCTTTGTCTCAGGATATCCATGTTTCAGTGGCAGAAGCCAGAGAGTATATCAACAGTTATTTAAATACCTATCCAGGGGTAAAACAATATATGGAACAGATTGTGGAGCAATCCGCAAAAACAGGGAACGTAACTACCATGTTTGGACGTGTCCGGGAGTTGCCAGAGATTCAATCTTCTAATAAAAATATCCGCGCTTTTGGGGAACGTGTCGCATTGAATACACCAATTCAGGGCACTGCCGCTGATATTATTAAAATTGCAATGGTACGTGTTTATGAGAGCTTAAAACAGGAAAAACTAGACGCCCGGCTGATTTTACAGGTACACGATGAGTTGTTGATTGAATCCAGTATTCAGGATGCTCCACGGGCGAAAGAAATCTTAAAACAGCAGATGGAACAGGCAGTATCCCTTTCCGTACCAATGAAAGTGGATGTAGCGGAGGGAAAAACCTGGTATGATGCGAAAGATTAA
- a CDS encoding RpiB/LacA/LacB family sugar-phosphate isomerase, whose translation MKTIKDKQILVGADFAGFPLKEAVVEHLKKKGWTVTDIGVQSADEESPEMFHRIGLKVGAKISEGEFERALLFCGTGMGIHIAASKCPHVHAAVVESVPAALRCITGNNCNVLAMGAFYVAPQMGIEIAEAFLSHNLGDGYEWWHNFYDFHKLAYDELEAFDYEEFKQNGFELKHLGEVELALEEKPE comes from the coding sequence ATGAAAACAATCAAAGATAAACAAATATTAGTAGGGGCTGATTTTGCTGGTTTTCCATTAAAAGAAGCGGTTGTAGAACATTTAAAGAAAAAAGGATGGACAGTTACCGATATTGGCGTACAATCCGCTGATGAAGAAAGCCCAGAAATGTTCCATCGCATCGGTCTAAAAGTAGGCGCTAAAATCTCTGAAGGCGAATTTGAGCGGGCTCTACTTTTCTGCGGAACTGGAATGGGAATCCATATTGCGGCAAGCAAATGTCCTCATGTCCATGCGGCAGTAGTGGAAAGTGTCCCTGCTGCTCTGCGTTGCATTACCGGCAATAACTGCAACGTCCTTGCAATGGGTGCGTTTTATGTTGCTCCACAAATGGGCATTGAAATTGCGGAAGCATTTCTGAGCCACAATTTAGGAGACGGATATGAATGGTGGCATAATTTTTATGATTTCCATAAACTTGCTTATGATGAGTTGGAAGCTTTTGATTATGAAGAATTTAAGCAAAACGGCTTTGAATTAAAACACTTGGGTGAAGTGGAATTAGCATTGGAAGAAAAACCGGAATAA
- the glmU gene encoding bifunctional UDP-N-acetylglucosamine diphosphorylase/glucosamine-1-phosphate N-acetyltransferase GlmU, which yields MEQNSAIILAAGAGKRMKSSKPKVLCEVLLKPMLGWVLTSCEQAGIPHVCVVTGHGREQVEAYLDGKYETAVQQEQKGTGHAVLCAETFLKQHLDGDVVVLCGDAPFMDGQTIQRAHEYHQQQGNAVTVISANLEQPFGYGRIIRDNGQVTGIVEQKDATEEQKQITEVNSGTYWFKAADLLQVLTEIKPNNAQGEYYLTDAVELLLQQGKKAGAYQAEDANVILGANDRKTLYRLNTIAREKILEQHMENGVEFVCTDGVVIGPDVVIGMETQILPGTILKGKTTIGTQCVIGPNSLVKDTTVGDRCVLNATQAYDSIIHEDVTIGPFVQIRPNCEIHHKAHIGDFVEVKNSTIGAGTAVAHLTYVGDSDVGSNVNFGCGVVTVNYDGVNKHRTTIEDDAFIGCNTNLVAPVRVGKGAYTAAGSTITKDVPDGALGIERAQQTIKEGFATRKLKGRKKKA from the coding sequence TTGGAACAAAACAGCGCGATTATTTTAGCGGCTGGCGCTGGAAAACGGATGAAATCCAGCAAACCAAAAGTCCTGTGTGAAGTACTGCTAAAACCCATGTTGGGATGGGTTTTAACTTCCTGTGAGCAGGCAGGGATCCCACATGTTTGTGTCGTTACCGGACATGGAAGGGAACAGGTAGAAGCGTATTTGGATGGCAAATATGAGACAGCTGTTCAACAGGAACAGAAAGGCACAGGTCATGCTGTGCTATGTGCGGAAACGTTTTTGAAACAGCACCTGGATGGTGATGTTGTTGTATTGTGTGGGGACGCCCCGTTTATGGATGGACAAACCATCCAGAGGGCACATGAGTACCATCAACAGCAGGGGAACGCGGTTACAGTGATTTCCGCAAATTTGGAACAGCCCTTTGGCTATGGACGTATTATCCGGGACAATGGACAAGTGACTGGAATTGTAGAGCAAAAAGACGCAACTGAGGAACAAAAACAGATCACGGAAGTCAATTCAGGTACATACTGGTTTAAGGCGGCGGACCTGTTGCAGGTTTTAACAGAAATTAAACCAAATAACGCCCAAGGGGAATATTATTTGACCGACGCGGTGGAATTGTTACTACAGCAAGGAAAAAAAGCTGGTGCCTATCAGGCAGAGGATGCTAATGTTATTTTAGGGGCGAATGACCGCAAAACGCTCTATCGTTTGAACACGATTGCCAGGGAAAAGATTTTAGAACAGCATATGGAGAATGGTGTGGAATTTGTTTGTACGGATGGAGTTGTCATTGGACCTGACGTTGTCATTGGGATGGAAACCCAGATCCTACCAGGAACCATTTTAAAAGGGAAAACTACCATCGGCACACAATGTGTGATTGGTCCAAACAGCCTTGTAAAAGATACCACTGTTGGTGACCGTTGTGTATTAAATGCTACCCAGGCTTATGATAGTATCATCCATGAAGATGTTACCATTGGTCCATTTGTGCAGATCCGTCCAAACTGTGAAATCCATCACAAAGCCCATATTGGCGATTTTGTGGAAGTGAAAAACTCCACGATTGGCGCGGGAACCGCTGTTGCCCATTTAACCTATGTTGGAGATAGCGATGTAGGAAGCAATGTCAATTTTGGTTGTGGTGTAGTAACAGTAAATTACGATGGCGTGAACAAGCACCGCACCACGATTGAAGACGATGCGTTTATTGGATGTAATACCAACTTAGTAGCTCCGGTAAGAGTGGGAAAAGGCGCTTATACAGCCGCAGGGTCAACGATTACCAAAGATGTACCAGATGGTGCTTTGGGGATTGAACGCGCTCAGCAGACAATCAAAGAAGGTTTTGCAACACGTAAACTAAAAGGCCGTAAGAAAAAAGCATAG
- a CDS encoding low molecular weight protein arginine phosphatase, translated as MKELIVVCTGNTCRSPMGAAILQRHIEDLGKQEEYRVESGGLSAEKGEPAAQNAILAMKEIGIDISEHQAQNVKAQQLEDAEKIYVMTTSHRDFLINALPKIEDKIKVIGVSDPFGQDIDAYRYCRDYMISYFDGEQL; from the coding sequence ATGAAAGAATTGATTGTAGTATGTACAGGAAATACCTGCCGGAGCCCAATGGGGGCTGCTATTTTACAACGCCATATTGAGGATTTGGGAAAACAGGAGGAATACCGTGTGGAAAGTGGAGGGCTGAGCGCCGAAAAAGGGGAACCAGCAGCACAAAATGCCATCCTTGCTATGAAGGAAATTGGAATTGATATTTCCGAGCATCAAGCACAAAATGTCAAGGCGCAACAATTGGAGGATGCGGAAAAAATTTATGTAATGACCACAAGCCATCGGGATTTTTTAATTAATGCTTTACCAAAGATAGAAGATAAAATCAAAGTAATTGGTGTTTCTGATCCATTCGGACAGGATATAGACGCTTACCGATATTGCCGCGATTATATGATTTCTTATTTTGATGGAGAACAGCTATGA
- the ppdK gene encoding pyruvate, phosphate dikinase — translation MSYKFVYLFSEGNGNMRELLGGKGANLAEMTNLGMPVPQGFTVTTEACTQYYKDGQEINDDIKAQIFDHMKKMEEISGKKFGDPENPLLVSVRSGARASMPGMMDTILNLGLNDEVVEGFAKKTGNPRFAYDSYRRFIQMYSDVVMEVGKKYFEELIDEMKEKKGVTLDTELDADDLKELANQFKAEYKAKLGVDFPTDPAEQLMGAVKAVFRSWDNPRAIYYRRMNDIPSDWGTAVNVQMMVFGNMGDTSGTGVAFSRNPSTGEKGLYGEYLMNAQGEDVVAGVRTPQPISHLKETNPAVYEQFCNIVDTLEKHYRDMQDMEFTIEEGKLFMLQTRNGKRTPAAALQIACDLVDEGMRTPEEAVAMIEPRSLDALLHPTFDTKALKAATPVGSALPASPGAACGKVVFTADDATEWTTQKGEKVILVRLETSPEDIEGMNYAQGILTVRGGMTSHAAVVARGMGRCCVSGCGDIKINEEEKVFTLGGKTFHEGDYISLDGSTGNIYGEAIPTVEASISGNFDRIMKWADEFRTLNIRTNADTPRDAKQARSFGAEGIGLCRTEHMFFDSDRIKAMREMIVSDTVEQREAALAKLLPMQQGDFEALYEAMEGCPVTIRFLDPPLHEFVPTEEDDIAELAKEMGKTVADIKAIISGLHEFNPMMGHRGCRLAVTYPEIAAMQTKAVIQAALAVNARHADWNIVPEIMIPLVGEVKELAYVKSVVTKTADEVIAAAGAELTYKVGTMIEIPRAALTADEIAKEAEFFSFGTNDLTQMTFGFSRDDAGKFLGAYYDKKIYESDPFAKLDQVGVGKLVKMAAELGRATRPDIKLGICGEHGGDPSTIEFCHKVGLNYVSCSPFRVPIARLAAAQAALNNK, via the coding sequence GTGAGCTACAAATTTGTATACCTTTTCTCTGAAGGTAACGGAAACATGCGTGAACTGCTGGGCGGTAAAGGCGCAAACCTGGCTGAAATGACAAATCTGGGCATGCCAGTTCCTCAAGGCTTCACAGTAACTACAGAAGCTTGTACCCAATACTACAAAGATGGCCAGGAAATCAATGATGATATCAAAGCACAGATCTTTGACCACATGAAAAAAATGGAAGAAATCTCCGGTAAAAAATTCGGCGACCCAGAAAACCCACTGTTGGTTTCTGTTCGTTCCGGTGCGAGAGCTTCCATGCCTGGTATGATGGATACTATCCTGAACTTGGGCTTAAATGACGAAGTGGTAGAAGGTTTTGCGAAAAAAACCGGCAACCCTCGTTTTGCTTACGACTCCTACCGTCGTTTCATCCAAATGTACTCCGACGTTGTAATGGAAGTTGGTAAAAAATATTTCGAAGAATTAATCGACGAAATGAAAGAGAAAAAAGGCGTTACTCTGGATACCGAATTAGACGCTGACGACCTGAAAGAATTGGCAAACCAATTTAAAGCAGAATACAAAGCAAAATTGGGTGTTGATTTCCCAACAGACCCAGCTGAACAGCTGATGGGCGCAGTAAAAGCTGTATTCCGTTCTTGGGACAACCCTCGTGCTATCTACTACAGAAGAATGAACGATATCCCTTCCGACTGGGGTACTGCTGTTAACGTTCAGATGATGGTATTTGGTAACATGGGCGATACTTCCGGTACTGGTGTTGCGTTCTCCCGTAACCCATCCACTGGTGAAAAAGGCCTGTATGGTGAATACCTGATGAACGCACAGGGCGAAGACGTTGTTGCTGGTGTTCGTACTCCTCAACCAATTTCTCACCTGAAAGAAACTAACCCTGCTGTATATGAACAGTTCTGCAACATCGTAGATACTCTGGAAAAACACTACAGAGATATGCAGGATATGGAATTCACCATTGAAGAAGGCAAACTCTTCATGCTGCAAACCAGAAATGGTAAACGTACTCCAGCTGCTGCACTGCAAATTGCTTGCGACCTGGTTGACGAAGGCATGAGAACTCCTGAAGAAGCGGTAGCTATGATCGAACCAAGATCTCTGGATGCTCTGCTGCACCCAACATTTGATACCAAAGCTTTAAAAGCTGCTACTCCTGTTGGTAGCGCTCTGCCAGCTTCTCCTGGTGCTGCTTGCGGTAAAGTTGTATTTACAGCTGACGACGCTACAGAATGGACCACACAAAAAGGCGAAAAAGTAATCCTGGTTCGTCTGGAAACATCCCCAGAAGATATCGAAGGTATGAACTACGCTCAGGGTATCCTGACTGTTCGTGGCGGTATGACCTCCCACGCTGCTGTAGTTGCTCGTGGTATGGGTAGATGCTGTGTATCCGGTTGTGGCGATATCAAAATCAACGAAGAAGAAAAAGTATTCACCCTGGGTGGCAAAACATTCCACGAAGGTGACTACATCTCCTTGGATGGTTCTACCGGTAACATCTACGGCGAAGCAATCCCAACTGTAGAAGCTTCCATCTCTGGTAACTTCGACAGAATCATGAAATGGGCTGATGAATTCAGAACCCTGAATATCAGAACAAATGCTGATACTCCTCGTGATGCAAAACAAGCTCGTTCCTTTGGTGCTGAAGGTATTGGTTTGTGCCGTACAGAGCACATGTTCTTCGATTCTGACAGAATCAAAGCAATGAGAGAAATGATCGTTTCCGATACAGTGGAACAAAGAGAAGCTGCTCTGGCTAAATTGCTGCCAATGCAACAGGGTGACTTTGAAGCACTGTACGAAGCAATGGAAGGCTGCCCAGTAACTATCCGTTTCCTGGACCCACCACTGCACGAATTCGTTCCAACTGAAGAAGACGATATTGCTGAACTGGCAAAAGAAATGGGTAAAACAGTTGCTGATATCAAAGCTATTATCTCTGGCTTACACGAATTCAACCCAATGATGGGTCACCGTGGATGCCGTCTGGCTGTAACTTACCCAGAAATCGCTGCTATGCAGACAAAAGCTGTTATTCAAGCTGCTTTGGCTGTAAACGCAAGACATGCTGACTGGAACATTGTTCCTGAAATCATGATCCCACTGGTAGGCGAAGTAAAAGAATTGGCTTACGTTAAATCCGTAGTTACTAAAACAGCTGATGAAGTAATCGCTGCTGCTGGCGCAGAACTGACCTACAAAGTTGGTACTATGATCGAAATTCCTCGTGCTGCTCTGACAGCTGACGAAATCGCAAAAGAAGCAGAATTCTTCAGCTTCGGTACTAACGACTTAACCCAGATGACATTCGGCTTCAGCCGTGACGACGCTGGTAAATTCTTGGGCGCATACTACGACAAGAAAATCTACGAATCCGATCCATTCGCTAAATTGGATCAGGTTGGCGTAGGCAAACTGGTTAAAATGGCTGCTGAACTGGGTAGAGCTACCCGTCCAGACATTAAACTGGGTATCTGTGGTGAACACGGTGGTGACCCATCTACAATCGAGTTCTGCCATAAAGTTGGCCTGAACTATGTATCCTGTTCTCCATTCCGTGTGCCAATCGCTAGACTGGCTGCTGCACAGGCTGCATTAAACAATAAATAA
- the rimI gene encoding ribosomal protein S18-alanine N-acetyltransferase, with amino-acid sequence MIVPMEQRHVQQVHQIEVECFSDPWSLKAFEEELKNPQAITLVAESSDKAVMGFVNVRYLFGECFINNVAVSAPYRNQGIASQLLQGLEQEIISQEGELITLEVRKSNLPAIRCYQKHGYQLVGERKNFYENPQENALLMTKFLTAPKERRTI; translated from the coding sequence ATGATTGTGCCAATGGAGCAGCGGCATGTTCAGCAGGTGCACCAGATTGAGGTGGAATGTTTTTCTGATCCATGGAGCTTAAAAGCGTTTGAGGAAGAATTGAAGAATCCTCAGGCAATTACTTTGGTGGCGGAATCTTCTGATAAAGCAGTCATGGGGTTTGTCAATGTCCGCTATTTGTTTGGAGAATGTTTCATCAACAATGTAGCAGTATCTGCCCCATATCGGAACCAGGGGATAGCTAGCCAGCTATTACAAGGGCTGGAACAGGAAATTATTTCCCAGGAAGGGGAATTGATTACACTGGAAGTGCGGAAATCCAATCTTCCGGCAATTCGCTGTTACCAAAAACATGGCTATCAGCTTGTTGGGGAACGAAAAAATTTTTATGAAAATCCCCAAGAAAATGCACTGCTAATGACAAAATTTCTGACAGCACCAAAGGAACGGAGGACAATATGA
- the tsaD gene encoding tRNA (adenosine(37)-N6)-threonylcarbamoyltransferase complex transferase subunit TsaD, whose amino-acid sequence MRILAIESSCDETAAAVVEDGKKVISSVVSTQIEEHRLYGGVVPEIASRRHCENICAVVEQTLEQADMTIHQVDGIAVTYAPGLIGALLVGVNYAKGLALAANKPLIPTHHLRSHIAANYLAHPDLKPPFLCLVVSGGHTHLIEVKDYTDFHIIGRTRDDAAGEAYDKAARSLGFPYPGGVFMDKAAQQGNPSTYHLPKPKVEGSPYDFSFSGLKTAVINTIHNANQKGETIQKNDMAAAFQQTVCDILAGKTMKAAKEFGYTDIVIAGGVSANSGIRARFEQECRQRGYRLFIPPLSLCGDNAAMVGAQAYHEYQAGHLAGMDLNAIASLAIDISYGEMKSSR is encoded by the coding sequence ATGAGAATTTTAGCAATTGAAAGTTCGTGCGATGAAACAGCGGCTGCTGTTGTGGAGGATGGAAAAAAGGTAATTTCCTCTGTAGTATCCACCCAAATAGAAGAACATCGTTTGTATGGCGGGGTTGTTCCAGAAATCGCTTCTAGAAGGCATTGTGAAAACATCTGCGCAGTAGTAGAGCAGACACTGGAACAGGCGGATATGACGATTCACCAGGTAGATGGAATTGCAGTTACCTATGCACCTGGGTTAATTGGTGCTTTGTTAGTAGGTGTAAACTACGCAAAGGGGTTGGCTTTGGCTGCAAACAAGCCGTTAATCCCAACCCATCATCTTCGCTCCCATATTGCAGCCAATTACTTAGCCCATCCCGATTTAAAGCCACCTTTTTTGTGTTTGGTGGTATCCGGTGGGCATACCCATTTGATTGAAGTCAAAGATTATACGGATTTTCATATTATTGGTAGAACAAGGGATGATGCGGCAGGAGAAGCTTATGACAAAGCAGCCCGTTCTTTAGGATTCCCTTATCCTGGGGGAGTCTTTATGGATAAGGCAGCGCAACAGGGAAATCCATCTACCTATCATTTGCCAAAGCCAAAAGTGGAAGGTTCTCCTTATGATTTCAGCTTTTCCGGTTTGAAAACAGCGGTGATCAATACCATCCACAATGCTAACCAAAAAGGGGAAACCATCCAAAAAAATGATATGGCAGCGGCATTCCAGCAAACCGTTTGTGATATTTTAGCGGGTAAAACGATGAAAGCTGCTAAAGAATTTGGCTATACCGATATTGTAATAGCGGGGGGCGTATCCGCAAATTCCGGTATCCGGGCGAGATTTGAACAGGAGTGCAGGCAGAGGGGCTATCGGCTGTTTATCCCACCATTGTCCTTATGTGGGGACAATGCTGCCATGGTAGGGGCTCAGGCTTACCACGAATACCAGGCGGGGCATCTTGCGGGGATGGATTTAAACGCTATTGCTTCCTTAGCAATTGATATCTCCTATGGGGAAATGAAATCGTCCAGGTAA